Below is a genomic region from Microbulbifer sp. ALW1.
GTGGAGACGGGGCCCGCGGCAACATCGCCTACGTCACCCTGGAACCCTGCAGTCACAGCGGTAAAACCGGCCCCTGCGCCGATGCGCTGGTGGCCGCCGGCGTGGCCAAAGTGGTCTTCGGTATGGAAGACCCCAACCCCAGTGTCAGCGGTAAAGGGTTACAAAAACTGCGCGATGCGGGCATTGAAGTGGAAGGCCCCTTGCTGGAAGAATCCTGCCGGGCGCTGAATCCGGGCTTTATCAAGCGCATGACCCTGGGTTTGCCCCTGGTGCGCAGCAAGTCCGCGATGAGCATCGACGGCCGCACCGCCATGGCCAGCGGCGAATCCAAATGGGTTACCGGCCCCGCCGCCCGTGCCGATGTGCAGAACCTGCGGGCGCGCAGCTGCGCCATTGTCACTGGCGTCGATACCGTCCGCTACGACAACCCGAATATGAACGTGCGCCCGGAAGAAATGGCGCTGCCGGCCGACGAAGCGGCGGCAGCGGCAGAGAAGCAGCCCCTGCGGGTCATTGTCGACAGCAAGCTGCGCACCCCGGCCAGGGCCTTTATTTTGCAGGGCGCCGCCCCCACATTGGTGGTCACAACGGAAGCCGCCGACAGCGATCGCCGCGTGCGGCTGGAAAAGACCGGCGCCGAAGTGTTGGTGCTGCCCGCCGACAAAAACGGCCGTGTGCACCTGGGCGAGCTGCTGAAAGAGCTGGCCCGCCGCGAGTGCAACGAGGTACTGATCGAGAGTGGTGCCACCCTCTCCGGCGAATTCATGTATCAGGGCCATGTAGACGAGATCATCGTCTACATGGCGCCCAAGATACTTGGCTCCAGCGCCAGACCGCTGTTTGAGCTGCCGATCGAACGCATGGGCTCCATGTTGCCCATCACCATTACCGACATGCGCGCCGTCGGGCACGACTGGCGTATCACTGCGACTACTGATATCGAGCGCTGATGTTTACTGGAATAGTTGAAGCTGTTGGCGAAATCTCTGCCCTGCAACCCAGTGGCGGAGACCTGCGTGTACGGGTAAAAACCGGCAAGCTGGACTTGTCCGACGTCAAACTGGGCGACAGTATCGCCACCAACGGCGTCTGCCTGACCGTGGTGGATTTGCCCGGCGATGGCTACTGGGCCGACGTCTCTGCAGAGACGCTCGCGGTAGCCACCCTGAACCACTGGAAACTGGGCGACAAGGTAAACCTGGAAAAGGCCCTGACCCCCCAGACCCGCCTCGGCGGCCACATGGTCAGTGGCCACGTGGACGGCATCGGCGAAGTGGTGTGGCGCAAGACCACCGCCCGCGCCGAACAGTTTCGCCTGCGTGCCCCGGATGAACTGGCCAAATATATTGCCCACAAGGGCTCCATCACCGTCGACGGCACCAGCCTCACGGTGAATGCCGTTGACGGCGCCGAATTCGAACTCACCATCGTGCCCCATACCATTGCCGAAACCGTGATCGGCGGCTATCAGGCGGGCACCAAGGTGAATCTGGAAGTGGACCTGATAGCGCGCTACTTGGAGCGACTACTCTTGGGGGATGCTGCGGCGCAACCCAAGAGCGAAGGACTGACCATGGAATTCCTTGCCCAGCACGGTTTTTACAAGGCCTGAATCAGAGGGCCAGAGGCTCCCACCGAACACTTCAGGCAGGCTCGAAGAAGTTTGCCAAATACGATCCGAGAGAGTTATGGAACTGAATAGCGTTGAAGAACTGATCGACGATATCCGTCAGGGCAAAATGGTCATCCTGATGGACGACGAAGATCGCGAAAACGAAGGCGACCTGGTAATGGCCGCCGAGCAGGTGCGTCCGGAAGACATCAACTTCATGGCCACCCACGCCCGCGGTCTGATCTGCCTGACCCTGACCGGCGATCGCTGCGAACAGCTCGACCTGCCGCTCATGTCCCGCGACAACGGCGCCCAGTTCAGCACCAACTTCACCGTCTCTATCGAAGCCGCCGAAGGCGTCACCACCGGCATCTCCGCCGCCGACCGCGCCCGCACCATCCGCGCCGCCGTCGCCCGCAATGCCAAGCCGTCCGACATCGTCCAGCCCGGCCACATCTTCCCGATCAAGGCCCAGCCCGGTGGCGTATTGAGCCGCGCCGGCCACACCGAAGCCGGCTGCGACCTGTCGCGCCTAGCCGGCTTCGAGCCCGCCGCCGCCATCGTCGAAATCATGAACGAAGACGGCACCATGGCCCGCCGCCCGGACCTGGAAAAATTTGCCAAACAGCACAACCTCAAGATCGGCACCATCGCCGACCTGATCAACTACCGTGCACTCAACGAAAAAACCGTAGAGTGCGTCAACGAGCGCAAAGTGCACACCGAATTCGGCGAATTCAAACTGCGCACCTACCTCGACAAAGCCCGCCGCGAGCGCCACTTCACCTTCAGCCTCGGTGACTTCCAACCGGAAGAGCCCACCCTGGTGCGGGTACACGTCGCCAGCACCCTGCGTGACGTATTCAGCCTGCGCCGCGGCGACGAGAAATTCGAACCCTGGACCTTCCGCAATGCACTGAAAAAAGTTGCAGAAGAGGGCAAGGGCGTAGTGGTTGTCATCTGCCACAACGAAACCACCGACGAAATTGAAGAAAGCATCGACTGGCTCATCAGCGGCAAGCAACAGCGCCCGAGCCAGGATCTGGTGTACAAGCAGGTAGGTACCGGCTCACAGATTTTGCGCGATCTGAAGGTACGTAAAATGCGTTTGATGAGCGCGCCATTCCGGTTCAGCGCCATTTCCGGTTTTGACCTGGAAGTGGAAGAGTATCTGAACGCAGAAGAAATCTAAGACAAATTGCACAGGTGGTTAATGCCACCGATGTTCAACTTGAAGGCGGGGTGCTGGGTATTTGTTTTCAGAAGCGTCGGCGACAGGGACGTCGCCGACGCAGCGTACAGGGATGTATTCACAGCGGTTCTGAAAACAAATACCCAGTGCCTCGCCGCCACTGACGCGGGACCGAAGCTCAAACCGGGCCCGAAGTGGGATAACCGAAAATGGAAAAGATCATGAGTAATATCAAAGTAATCGAAGGGGATTTCGTAGGCAGCACCGGTAAATACGCGCTGCTGGTGAGCCGCTGGAACAGCTTCGTTGTAGAAAGCCTGAAAGGCGGTGCCCTCGATACTCTGCGTCGCAAAGGCATCAAAGAAGAAGACATCACCATCTACTACGCCCCCGGCGCCTTCGAATTCCCGCTGGCCGCGCAGAAAATTGCCGAAACCAAAAAATTCGACGCAGTGATCGCCCTCGGCGCAGTCATCCGTGGTGGCACCCCGCACTTCGAATACGTCGCCGGCGAATGCACCAAAGGACTCGCCCAGGTCTCCATGAACACCGGCATTCCTGTGACCTTCGGCGTACTCACCGTAGACTCCATCGAACAAGCCATCGAGCGCTCCGGCACCAAAGCCGGCAACAAAGGCTGTGAAGCCGCCGAGACCGCCCTCGAAATGGTCTCCCTGATCAGCAAAATCTGATTGAGAAACGACTGAAATGACCGTAACCGCATCCGCCCGCCGCAAGGCACGCCACTACGCCATGCAGGCCCTGTATCAGTGGCAAATGGCAGGCTCCAACCTGAACGCCATCGAAGCCGAGTTTCATGCCGACAACGACATGACCAAAACCGACGTGGCCTACTTCCGCGAGCTGCTCCACGGCGTGGCAAAAAACCTCGATGAAATCGAAGGAACCTACAGCCAGTACCTCGACCGCGATGTTGAAGAACTCGACCCGGTATCCCGCGCCCTGCTGCGCATGTCCACCTTCGAGATGAAAAACCGCGTCGATGTACCCTACAAAGTCGTGATCAACGAAGCTGTCGCCCTGGCGAAAAAATTCGGCCCCACCGATGCCTTCAAATTTATCAATGGCATCCTCGACAAAGTGGCTCTGAGCGAGCGCAGTGTCGAAGTAAAGGCCGACAAAGGCTAAGCCTCTTATGCCCGGCCCCGGTGAATTTGAACTGATTCGGGAGTACTTTTCCTCCCGCTTTCAGGCCGGAACCCAGCCGGGCCATGTCGCTGATGGCAGTGCCGGAAACGGTGTTGTACTGGGGATCGGCGACGACTGCGCACTGCTGGCGCCGCCGCCCGGAAAACTGCTCGCCACCAGTGTCGATACCTTGGTGGCCGATGTACATTTTCCGGCAAAGGCCGATCCCTACCGTATCGCCAGCCGCGCACTGCGTGTGAATCTCTCCGACCTCGCGGCCATGAACGCCCAGCCCCTGTGGTTTACCCTCGCGCTCACTTTGCCGCAAAGTAATCCGGAATGGCTGGAACCGTTTGCCCGCGGCCTTGCAGAAACCGCGCACCAGTACGGTATTACCCTGATAGGCGGCGATACCACCAAAGGCCCGCTGTCGATCACCATCCAGGTCACCGGTGCCTGCGACAGGCCACTGCGGCGCGATGGCGCAAGCGCCGGTGATATCATTTTTGTCACCAATCAACTGGGCGCCGCCGCAGCCGCGCTGCCTATTGTGCTCGGAGAGATCGCGGGAAGTCCGGAGCAACAGCAGCAGACAGCGGCGTCCTACTACTTCCCCGAACCGCAATTTGCGGTGGCCCGGGCCATTGGTCCCTATGCCAGTGCCGCACTGGATATTTCCGACGGTCTGCTCGGTGATCTCGGGCATATCTGCGAAGCGAGCAGCCTGGGTGCCGAACTGGAGCTGGATAATTTCCCGGTCGCGCAACTGGCACAGTCGATGAATGCGGACACAGCGCTGGAAGCCGCGCTCACCGGCGGCGACGATTACCAGCTCTGCTTTACCTTGCCCGAACAACACCTGAGCACGATCGAAAGCCTGAAGCTGCCGGTTACCGCTGTGGGTCGTATCGTTTCCAAGCCGGGTATCCGCTGCCGCTTGCACGACAAATCCTGGCAGCCAGGCAGCGCCAGCTATCAACATTTTTAACCGGTGGAGAACAACAAGAAAATGACACCGACACAGGCCCAGATTCCGACCCC
It encodes:
- the ribD gene encoding bifunctional diaminohydroxyphosphoribosylaminopyrimidine deaminase/5-amino-6-(5-phosphoribosylamino)uracil reductase RibD codes for the protein MARAIQLAERGLYTTMPNPRVGCVIADAQGNILAEGWHKRAGEGHAEIEALKDAGALDGGDGARGNIAYVTLEPCSHSGKTGPCADALVAAGVAKVVFGMEDPNPSVSGKGLQKLRDAGIEVEGPLLEESCRALNPGFIKRMTLGLPLVRSKSAMSIDGRTAMASGESKWVTGPAARADVQNLRARSCAIVTGVDTVRYDNPNMNVRPEEMALPADEAAAAAEKQPLRVIVDSKLRTPARAFILQGAAPTLVVTTEAADSDRRVRLEKTGAEVLVLPADKNGRVHLGELLKELARRECNEVLIESGATLSGEFMYQGHVDEIIVYMAPKILGSSARPLFELPIERMGSMLPITITDMRAVGHDWRITATTDIER
- a CDS encoding riboflavin synthase; this encodes MFTGIVEAVGEISALQPSGGDLRVRVKTGKLDLSDVKLGDSIATNGVCLTVVDLPGDGYWADVSAETLAVATLNHWKLGDKVNLEKALTPQTRLGGHMVSGHVDGIGEVVWRKTTARAEQFRLRAPDELAKYIAHKGSITVDGTSLTVNAVDGAEFELTIVPHTIAETVIGGYQAGTKVNLEVDLIARYLERLLLGDAAAQPKSEGLTMEFLAQHGFYKA
- the ribBA gene encoding bifunctional 3,4-dihydroxy-2-butanone-4-phosphate synthase/GTP cyclohydrolase II, which translates into the protein MELNSVEELIDDIRQGKMVILMDDEDRENEGDLVMAAEQVRPEDINFMATHARGLICLTLTGDRCEQLDLPLMSRDNGAQFSTNFTVSIEAAEGVTTGISAADRARTIRAAVARNAKPSDIVQPGHIFPIKAQPGGVLSRAGHTEAGCDLSRLAGFEPAAAIVEIMNEDGTMARRPDLEKFAKQHNLKIGTIADLINYRALNEKTVECVNERKVHTEFGEFKLRTYLDKARRERHFTFSLGDFQPEEPTLVRVHVASTLRDVFSLRRGDEKFEPWTFRNALKKVAEEGKGVVVVICHNETTDEIEESIDWLISGKQQRPSQDLVYKQVGTGSQILRDLKVRKMRLMSAPFRFSAISGFDLEVEEYLNAEEI
- the ribE gene encoding 6,7-dimethyl-8-ribityllumazine synthase, whose protein sequence is MSNIKVIEGDFVGSTGKYALLVSRWNSFVVESLKGGALDTLRRKGIKEEDITIYYAPGAFEFPLAAQKIAETKKFDAVIALGAVIRGGTPHFEYVAGECTKGLAQVSMNTGIPVTFGVLTVDSIEQAIERSGTKAGNKGCEAAETALEMVSLISKI
- the nusB gene encoding transcription antitermination factor NusB encodes the protein MTVTASARRKARHYAMQALYQWQMAGSNLNAIEAEFHADNDMTKTDVAYFRELLHGVAKNLDEIEGTYSQYLDRDVEELDPVSRALLRMSTFEMKNRVDVPYKVVINEAVALAKKFGPTDAFKFINGILDKVALSERSVEVKADKG
- the thiL gene encoding thiamine-phosphate kinase produces the protein MPGPGEFELIREYFSSRFQAGTQPGHVADGSAGNGVVLGIGDDCALLAPPPGKLLATSVDTLVADVHFPAKADPYRIASRALRVNLSDLAAMNAQPLWFTLALTLPQSNPEWLEPFARGLAETAHQYGITLIGGDTTKGPLSITIQVTGACDRPLRRDGASAGDIIFVTNQLGAAAAALPIVLGEIAGSPEQQQQTAASYYFPEPQFAVARAIGPYASAALDISDGLLGDLGHICEASSLGAELELDNFPVAQLAQSMNADTALEAALTGGDDYQLCFTLPEQHLSTIESLKLPVTAVGRIVSKPGIRCRLHDKSWQPGSASYQHF